In Sulfolobales archaeon, a genomic segment contains:
- a CDS encoding aspartyl protease family protein, with protein MGLVYIDGIVKHRGKAVKVRFLVDSGATYTVLTRSIWEDLGLKPMDEMEFILADGTVIRRHISEVLLELPGFGERHTPVVLGEGEDENLLGVVTLEIFGLILDPFKRELRPIRAVMKRHTI; from the coding sequence ATGGGTTTAGTCTATATAGATGGTATTGTTAAGCATAGAGGTAAGGCTGTGAAGGTGAGGTTTCTAGTAGATTCTGGGGCAACATATACTGTGTTAACGAGATCTATATGGGAGGATCTCGGTTTAAAGCCTATGGATGAGATGGAGTTTATTCTTGCCGATGGCACTGTTATCCGTAGACATATTTCTGAGGTTCTACTCGAGTTACCAGGTTTTGGTGAGAGACATACTCCTGTAGTACTTGGTGAGGGCGAGGATGAAAATCTGCTGGGTGTGGTGACGCTTGAGATCTTCGGTTTAATATTGGATCCATTTAAGCGAGAGCTAAGACCAATTAGAGCTGTTATGAAGAGACATACGATCTAA
- the hemB gene encoding porphobilinogen synthase: MARPYRYPVSRPRRLRRSSSIRDLVSQTRLSSDSLVQPIFVDEGLTSPRAPIESMPDQYRYSVEGVLGFVGELLEAGVRAVLIFGVPSEKDPMGKKAYSSDGPTQRAVRSIKREYGDSVVVATDVCLCSYTDHGHCGVVVKRGSGYVVDNDETLKLLARIAVSHAEAGADIVAPSAMMDGQVGAIRNALDSEGYTDVAIMSYSAKYASSLYGPFRIAASSKPLFGDRKGYQMDPRNLWEAVKEVEMDLAEGADIVMVKPGLWYLDVVRIVKDSFPEVPLAVYNVSGEYLMIKAAASSGYLSEDEAILESLVAMRRAGADIIITYYALKASKILSRVAR, translated from the coding sequence GTGGCGAGGCCATATAGATATCCTGTTTCCAGGCCTAGGAGGCTTAGGAGGAGCAGCTCTATTAGGGATCTAGTTTCTCAGACGAGACTCTCTAGCGATAGCCTTGTCCAGCCCATCTTCGTTGACGAGGGTCTGACAAGCCCTAGAGCCCCTATAGAGTCTATGCCTGATCAATATAGATACTCAGTGGAAGGTGTTCTAGGCTTCGTTGGAGAGCTCCTAGAAGCGGGCGTTAGGGCTGTGCTTATCTTCGGTGTTCCATCTGAGAAGGATCCGATGGGTAAGAAGGCATATAGCAGTGATGGCCCCACCCAGAGGGCTGTTAGGAGTATTAAGAGGGAGTATGGCGATAGCGTTGTTGTTGCAACAGATGTGTGTCTCTGCTCCTACACAGATCATGGGCATTGTGGTGTAGTAGTTAAAAGGGGGTCTGGATATGTTGTTGATAATGATGAGACCCTCAAACTACTTGCTAGAATAGCTGTTAGCCATGCAGAGGCTGGGGCTGATATAGTTGCTCCATCTGCTATGATGGATGGCCAGGTTGGTGCTATAAGGAACGCTTTAGACTCAGAGGGATATACAGATGTAGCGATCATGTCCTACTCAGCTAAATACGCCTCAAGCCTCTACGGCCCATTCAGGATAGCTGCGTCCTCAAAGCCTCTCTTCGGCGATAGAAAGGGCTATCAAATGGATCCGAGGAATCTGTGGGAGGCTGTTAAAGAGGTTGAGATGGATCTTGCTGAGGGTGCTGATATAGTGATGGTCAAGCCAGGGCTATGGTATCTAGATGTTGTGAGGATTGTTAAGGATAGCTTTCCAGAGGTGCCTCTAGCAGTCTATAATGTGAGCGGTGAGTACCTAATGATCAAGGCTGCTGCCTCAAGCGGATATCTATCAGAGGATGAGGCAATATTAGAGAGCCTAGTTGCTATGAGGAGGGCTGGGGCGGATATAATAATAACATACTATGCCCTCAAAGCATCGAAGATCCTGTCTAGGGTGGCTAGGTAG
- a CDS encoding uroporphyrinogen-III synthase has translation MGGEIAFIGTRDTWARWRSLFNDKGFSLHLVEGFDALPIEDLDDRISSIIGRRYSSAIFTSKNAVKILMSSDIGRGFVENLYREGSLLVSIGEGTAEILKSHGYRSFTPPIERISIAVSIIGSAIRPGGRIAVLSSDKLDLGFGGALEGIEIDHIKIYRLVMREESIEMIRHLVERGVRSFIVASQTASELLAEAMARGYRDGLDTAIEAHAMSSRIARPLIEKGLGDRVRVIVYESPTFRGFMLSIIERISGHS, from the coding sequence ATGGGTGGGGAGATAGCATTTATAGGTACAAGGGATACATGGGCTAGGTGGAGATCTCTATTCAATGATAAGGGCTTCTCACTACACCTGGTGGAGGGTTTTGACGCCCTACCCATAGAGGATCTTGATGATAGGATCTCAAGCATCATTGGGAGGAGATACTCCTCAGCTATATTCACGAGCAAGAACGCCGTTAAGATCCTCATGTCAAGCGATATAGGTAGGGGGTTTGTGGAAAACCTATATAGGGAAGGCTCGCTACTCGTCTCCATAGGCGAGGGCACTGCTGAGATTCTTAAAAGCCATGGCTATAGATCCTTCACCCCACCTATTGAAAGGATCAGTATAGCTGTCAGCATCATAGGCTCCGCAATAAGGCCTGGAGGCAGGATAGCTGTTTTAAGCTCGGATAAGCTGGATCTAGGGTTTGGAGGGGCTTTAGAGGGTATAGAGATAGATCATATAAAGATATATAGACTAGTAATGAGGGAAGAGAGTATAGAGATGATAAGGCATCTAGTTGAAAGGGGGGTTAGAAGCTTCATAGTAGCATCGCAGACAGCCTCAGAGCTTCTGGCAGAGGCTATGGCCAGGGGATATAGAGATGGCCTGGACACAGCTATTGAGGCACATGCTATGAGCAGTAGAATCGCTAGACCTCTAATTGAAAAGGGTCTAGGCGATAGGGTAAGGGTAATAGTATATGAGAGCCCAACATTCAGAGGATTCATGCTAAGCATAATCGAAAGGATATCTGGGCATAGCTAG
- a CDS encoding NAD(P)-binding domain-containing protein, which produces MQKPEIMAIAVNRKIHGYSYVERAKRGWEVVAKKLAEIVERGQPIGYVVLDTCSRQEIYIAAPGDRIYSYAHEVGEALARASSADPRIYAGLELVEHILRVLSGSESPAPFERDILDQVRKALDRAPQTAYGAKMLYNIFREASELSIGIRRDLGVDGGTGIPELSVLAAKHLLGNLEGMRVAVIGTGEVGGRIARYLSTYGVSDSTIVGRSLARAEAIAKLFPRGKAYTMDRIGDAIAGRDLIFLAVSSSTPILGGKAIHDIPGYVIDVAIPRNTDPEAIEALGHRYIWMEDLEEISQKILPNLYKALEDFERVLKIYIERLYTRYIIEKLREDLGGFARLYESIRRGEIERAVTRLHLGDRERELLDLVTSSIMKKALGVLGDLLGESSPRGGDRGG; this is translated from the coding sequence ATGCAAAAGCCTGAGATAATGGCTATAGCCGTGAATAGGAAGATCCACGGCTATAGCTATGTAGAGAGGGCTAAGAGAGGCTGGGAGGTGGTTGCGAAGAAGCTTGCAGAGATAGTGGAGAGGGGCCAGCCAATAGGGTATGTGGTTCTCGATACATGCTCGAGGCAGGAGATCTATATAGCTGCTCCAGGGGATAGGATATATAGCTATGCACACGAGGTGGGCGAGGCATTAGCGAGAGCATCATCAGCAGATCCTAGGATATATGCTGGTCTCGAGCTGGTGGAGCATATTTTAAGAGTTCTCTCAGGCAGCGAATCTCCGGCACCATTCGAAAGAGATATTCTAGACCAGGTTAGAAAGGCACTAGATAGAGCACCCCAAACAGCCTATGGGGCTAAAATGCTCTACAACATCTTCAGAGAAGCATCTGAGCTTTCCATAGGCATTAGAAGAGATCTTGGTGTAGATGGTGGCACAGGAATCCCAGAACTCTCCGTATTAGCTGCAAAGCATCTTTTAGGAAACCTAGAGGGTATGAGGGTAGCTGTTATAGGGACTGGAGAGGTTGGGGGTAGGATAGCTAGGTATCTCTCAACATATGGAGTCTCAGACTCTACCATAGTTGGTAGAAGCCTTGCCAGGGCCGAGGCCATAGCGAAGCTCTTCCCCAGGGGCAAGGCATATACAATGGATAGGATTGGAGATGCTATAGCTGGAAGGGATCTTATCTTTCTAGCTGTATCCTCCAGCACGCCAATCCTGGGTGGAAAAGCTATACACGATATACCGGGTTATGTAATAGATGTTGCCATACCGAGGAACACAGATCCCGAGGCTATCGAGGCTCTCGGCCATCGCTATATATGGATGGAGGATCTTGAGGAGATATCCCAAAAGATCCTCCCAAACCTTTATAAAGCCCTCGAAGATTTTGAGAGGGTTTTGAAGATATATATTGAGAGGCTATATACCAGGTATATTATTGAGAAGCTGAGAGAAGATCTCGGGGGGTTCGCAAGGCTATATGAATCCATAAGGAGGGGCGAGATCGAGAGGGCTGTTACGAGGCTCCATCTAGGGGATAGGGAGAGGGAGCTGCTAGATCTTGTTACAAGCTCTATAATGAAGAAGGCCTTAGGTGTTTTAGGAGATCTGCTTGGGGAGAGTTCACCCAGGGGTGGTGATCGTGGTGGATGA
- a CDS encoding Lrp/AsnC family transcriptional regulator, whose amino-acid sequence MGRVHPGVVIVVDEMDKKILMELQYRFPLTETPYLEISERLGIPFQDLKKRVEAMRSNLTIKRIGFNINYRASGKVAALVAVRALDESSKEAIRRILLRDPDVTHNYVRIHERYNIWFVIKRRSVEDLMRSVEEIVRSSGVEEYLVLLGKRTYKLSVKFDLWRGISWSEPEILPESIPTFEELGIDKEPFSQLSRWIPVVERPYRDVAERYGYREDELVNLIKELYRKRVLRNIGATLEGRRVGITWDGMVVIKGSEEDCERIAREIPEATHVVYRIPLNGEWEYRAYFMVHADDRSKIEAVARRASEMLGDKDYRILYSIENLKPGIHSNE is encoded by the coding sequence TTGGGGAGAGTTCACCCAGGGGTGGTGATCGTGGTGGATGAGATGGATAAGAAGATCTTGATGGAGCTCCAATATAGATTCCCACTAACCGAGACACCCTATCTAGAGATTAGCGAGAGGCTTGGCATCCCATTCCAGGATCTTAAGAAGAGGGTTGAGGCGATGAGATCCAACCTAACGATCAAGAGGATAGGCTTTAACATAAACTATAGAGCCTCTGGAAAGGTTGCTGCATTAGTTGCTGTTAGAGCCCTGGATGAATCTAGCAAGGAGGCTATTAGGAGGATCCTCTTAAGAGATCCTGATGTTACCCATAACTATGTTAGAATCCACGAGAGATATAATATATGGTTCGTGATTAAGAGGAGAAGCGTTGAGGATCTTATGAGGAGCGTTGAAGAGATCGTAAGATCATCGGGGGTTGAGGAATACCTAGTCCTCCTAGGGAAGAGAACGTATAAGCTATCCGTTAAATTCGATCTTTGGAGAGGCATATCATGGTCAGAGCCAGAGATCCTACCAGAATCGATACCCACATTCGAGGAGCTCGGCATAGATAAAGAGCCCTTCTCACAGCTATCCAGATGGATCCCCGTTGTGGAGAGGCCATATAGAGATGTTGCCGAGAGATACGGCTATAGAGAGGATGAGCTTGTCAACCTAATCAAGGAGCTATATAGGAAGAGGGTTCTTAGAAACATAGGAGCAACTCTCGAGGGGAGGAGGGTTGGGATCACATGGGATGGCATGGTTGTTATCAAGGGCTCTGAGGAGGATTGTGAGAGGATAGCTAGAGAGATCCCCGAGGCAACCCATGTTGTATATAGAATCCCCCTCAACGGTGAGTGGGAGTATAGGGCTTATTTCATGGTTCACGCAGATGATAGAAGCAAGATAGAGGCTGTTGCTAGGAGGGCTTCGGAGATGCTTGGTGATAAGGACTACAGGATCCTATATAGTATCGAGAATCTCAAGCCAGGTATACATTCTAATGAGTAG
- a CDS encoding aldo/keto reductase, with protein sequence MRYRRLGRTDLEVSEISYGVYSVTGMYGDIGVEDAIKILRLAWDLGINLFDTADVYGKGYGEEILRRAFGDGVREIIVATKVGYDIYAPGERLQRRYDPEYIVYAVKKSIERIGKKPIDIIQIHNPPLEVLKSPQLYRTLGNIVERGLAEHVGIALGPERDVLREALEAIEHNEVEVIQFVYNALEQRPGREIARAAGEKGIGVLVRVPHAGGILSERIDREGVKSLRDHRSLRDRAWLEWAFNLYDAMKPILRGYGATPGQNAIRFILSSIPVSSVVVIATSEEELREYAEAPDKGPLDLEAVNKIIELYDEAEKRWVGR encoded by the coding sequence ATGAGGTATAGAAGGCTGGGTAGAACTGATCTAGAGGTTTCAGAGATATCCTATGGGGTCTATAGCGTCACAGGGATGTATGGAGATATCGGTGTAGAGGATGCTATAAAGATCTTGAGGCTAGCATGGGATCTAGGGATAAACCTCTTCGACACAGCTGATGTATATGGAAAGGGCTATGGCGAGGAGATCCTTAGAAGGGCCTTCGGAGATGGTGTTAGAGAGATAATAGTTGCTACTAAGGTTGGCTATGATATATACGCTCCCGGGGAGAGGCTTCAGAGGAGATATGATCCCGAGTATATTGTGTACGCTGTGAAGAAATCGATCGAGAGGATCGGTAAGAAGCCGATCGACATCATACAGATCCACAACCCTCCCCTCGAGGTTCTAAAATCACCCCAGCTCTATAGAACCCTCGGAAATATTGTGGAGAGGGGCTTAGCCGAGCATGTAGGCATAGCCCTAGGCCCTGAGAGGGATGTTCTGAGAGAGGCTCTAGAGGCTATAGAGCATAACGAGGTCGAGGTTATCCAGTTCGTCTATAATGCTCTTGAGCAGAGGCCTGGTAGGGAGATAGCCCGTGCAGCTGGTGAAAAGGGTATAGGAGTTTTGGTTAGGGTTCCACATGCTGGTGGGATCCTCAGCGAGAGGATCGATAGAGAGGGTGTTAAGAGCCTGAGGGACCATAGATCTCTGAGGGATAGGGCTTGGCTTGAATGGGCATTCAACCTCTACGATGCTATGAAGCCTATCCTCAGAGGATACGGGGCTACCCCGGGGCAGAATGCTATTAGATTCATACTATCTAGCATACCAGTATCCTCCGTAGTCGTTATAGCCACATCTGAGGAGGAGCTTAGGGAGTACGCAGAAGCCCCTGACAAGGGTCCACTGGATCTCGAGGCTGTTAACAAGATTATAGAGCTCTATGATGAGGCTGAGAAGAGATGGGTGGGGAGATAG
- the hemC gene encoding hydroxymethylbilane synthase: MLLRIGTRGSSLAVKQTLEVVDAIKRVYSGVEFELVKIRTRGDAEGSPRRIAEPGIFTKEIDLELIRGNIDLAVHSLKDYPTKIPEGLEITAIPRRASRRDAIIPGSYRSLREIPSGSIIGTSSMRRISHILYHRRDLRVRRIRGNVDTRIRKVGVDVDIAILAEAGLQRLGFEEYTPLDPSVITPQAGQGALAVVARTGSTASKIASLIDDPVSRLEASVERGFISLLGVGCRAPIGVTAIAVGSSVRVIASLVSPDYTHRIYIDRFYDSLKAGDIVEKVMREFEALGGLELVREWERVSSGQGDLDGD, from the coding sequence ATGCTTCTGAGGATAGGTACTAGGGGGAGTAGCCTTGCGGTTAAACAAACGCTAGAGGTTGTAGATGCCATTAAAAGGGTATATAGTGGTGTTGAGTTCGAGCTTGTGAAGATCAGAACCAGGGGGGATGCTGAGGGCTCGCCTAGGAGAATAGCAGAGCCCGGGATCTTCACAAAAGAGATAGATCTAGAGCTTATCAGGGGGAACATAGATCTTGCTGTGCACTCCCTCAAGGACTATCCAACAAAGATCCCTGAGGGGCTGGAGATAACTGCGATCCCTAGGAGAGCATCTAGGAGGGATGCGATTATACCTGGATCATATAGATCTCTTAGGGAGATCCCCAGCGGCTCTATAATAGGGACTAGCAGTATGAGGAGAATATCCCATATCCTCTACCATAGGAGGGATCTAAGGGTTAGGAGGATCAGGGGTAATGTTGATACTAGGATAAGGAAGGTTGGTGTTGATGTAGATATAGCTATATTAGCCGAGGCTGGGCTTCAGAGGCTTGGTTTTGAGGAGTACACCCCGCTAGATCCAAGTGTGATCACTCCCCAGGCTGGGCAGGGCGCATTAGCCGTGGTTGCTAGAACCGGCTCAACAGCCTCTAAGATCGCGTCCCTCATAGATGATCCCGTTTCAAGGCTCGAAGCCTCTGTGGAGAGGGGCTTCATATCCCTCCTAGGAGTTGGCTGTAGAGCCCCCATTGGGGTTACAGCAATAGCTGTTGGATCGTCTGTGAGGGTTATAGCATCCCTTGTATCGCCGGACTATACCCATAGAATATATATAGATAGGTTCTACGATAGCCTGAAGGCTGGGGATATTGTTGAGAAGGTTATGAGGGAGTTCGAGGCTCTAGGGGGTTTGGAGCTTGTGAGAGAGTGGGAGAGGGTCTCCAGCGGTCAGGGGGATCTGGATGGAGATTGA
- the hemL gene encoding glutamate-1-semialdehyde 2,1-aminomutase yields the protein MARELYTEGSRILYERALRVIPGGVNSPVRAFKPYPIFISRAKGSRVYDVDGNQYIDYVMGYGANLFGHSPSWLVDRISRILGDGVLYGMPTEAEVRLAEKLVSIVPNIEMVRLVNTGTEATMSAIRLARGYTGRDYIVKFRGCFHGSHDYVLVSPGSGASGIPSHLGVLRDAAAKTLVVEYNDVEGLERVMRVYGDSIAAIIVEPVAANMGLVPPEPGFLEACRELCDRYGCLLIFDEVVTGFRISPGGAQRYFGVRADIVTMGKALGSGFPIAAYAGRRDIMRHIAPEGRVYQAGTYSGNPVSVAAALATLEYIEAEGDRIYSWLRKIASEIEEEAEKVISERGLEAHVNRFEGMLQIFMARGPVKSYVDVSRSDLKRYGELHRELMKRGVFIPPSQMETWFPSYAHTEEDLGVTIEAVRESLRRI from the coding sequence GTGGCTCGAGAGCTATATACAGAGGGCAGCAGGATCCTCTATGAGAGAGCTCTAAGGGTTATACCAGGAGGTGTGAATAGCCCTGTAAGGGCTTTCAAGCCATATCCAATCTTCATCTCAAGGGCAAAGGGGTCGAGGGTATATGATGTCGATGGAAATCAATATATAGACTATGTTATGGGATATGGAGCCAATCTCTTCGGCCACTCACCCAGCTGGCTTGTCGATAGGATCTCGAGGATCCTGGGGGACGGGGTTCTATATGGAATGCCAACAGAGGCTGAGGTTAGGCTGGCTGAGAAGCTAGTCTCTATCGTGCCTAATATAGAGATGGTCAGACTCGTCAACACAGGTACAGAAGCTACTATGAGTGCGATCAGGCTTGCGAGGGGATATACTGGGAGGGACTATATTGTGAAGTTCAGAGGATGCTTCCACGGATCCCATGACTATGTATTGGTATCACCTGGATCAGGAGCATCTGGAATCCCATCCCATCTAGGGGTTCTAAGGGATGCCGCGGCTAAGACCCTCGTGGTTGAGTATAACGATGTTGAGGGGCTTGAAAGGGTTATGAGGGTATATGGGGATTCTATAGCTGCCATAATAGTAGAGCCTGTAGCAGCCAATATGGGGCTCGTACCGCCGGAGCCAGGTTTCCTCGAGGCGTGTAGGGAGCTATGCGATAGATATGGCTGTCTATTGATATTCGATGAGGTTGTCACAGGCTTCAGAATATCGCCCGGAGGTGCCCAGAGGTATTTCGGGGTTAGAGCGGATATAGTTACTATGGGGAAGGCTCTGGGCTCTGGATTCCCCATAGCAGCCTACGCAGGTAGAAGGGATATTATGAGGCATATAGCCCCCGAGGGCAGGGTATACCAGGCTGGAACATATAGTGGGAACCCAGTCTCTGTTGCGGCTGCCCTTGCAACTCTAGAATATATAGAGGCTGAGGGTGATAGGATCTATAGCTGGCTTAGGAAGATAGCATCTGAGATAGAGGAGGAGGCGGAGAAGGTTATTAGCGAGAGGGGTTTGGAGGCCCATGTGAATAGGTTTGAGGGTATGCTCCAGATCTTCATGGCTAGAGGCCCTGTTAAGAGCTATGTAGATGTCTCTAGAAGCGATTTGAAGAGATATGGAGAGCTCCATAGGGAGCTCATGAAAAGGGGTGTCTTCATACCACCATCCCAGATGGAGACCTGGTTCCCATCGTATGCACATACGGAGGAGGATCTAGGGGTTACGATAGAGGCTGTTAGGGAGAGTCTCAGGAGGATCTAA
- a CDS encoding ring-cleaving dioxygenase — MFSSNVRLLGIHHITALASDPQANLDFYVGVLGLRLVKISVNQDDPGVYHFFYADAKGSPGTDLTFFPYPGVPRGVQGYGVSSRVYFSIPMDSLDYWVERLKNAGVKIGEPRREDDGIVVEFEDPDGLPLALVAHRDADQKPVEPWRDSPVPGEHFIRGFHKAEITVVSCKHSGWFLEDVLGFRKVYEGLHRARYEVGDGGSGAMIDVLCPPGLDYGYVGAGSVHHIAWNTATKEDQAVFRERLLRLGFRVTPVIDRKWFKSIYFREPGYVLYEIATSGPGFSVDEPPEMLGSDLVLPEWLEPQRGWIESRLPRVRLPSGVEIPRRRG, encoded by the coding sequence ATGTTCTCAAGCAATGTGAGGTTGCTTGGTATACACCATATAACAGCCCTTGCAAGTGATCCCCAGGCTAACCTGGATTTCTATGTGGGTGTGCTGGGTTTAAGGCTTGTGAAGATAAGCGTTAACCAGGATGATCCCGGTGTGTATCACTTCTTCTACGCAGATGCTAAGGGCTCCCCTGGAACTGATCTAACGTTCTTCCCCTATCCCGGGGTTCCTAGAGGGGTTCAGGGGTATGGTGTTTCTTCGAGGGTTTATTTCTCGATACCAATGGATTCTCTGGATTACTGGGTTGAGAGGCTTAAGAATGCTGGTGTGAAGATTGGGGAGCCTAGGAGGGAGGATGATGGTATAGTGGTTGAGTTTGAAGATCCAGATGGCCTACCCCTGGCCCTTGTAGCCCATAGAGATGCTGATCAAAAGCCTGTTGAGCCATGGAGAGATAGCCCGGTGCCTGGGGAGCACTTCATCAGAGGCTTCCACAAGGCAGAGATCACTGTTGTTAGTTGCAAGCACAGTGGGTGGTTTTTAGAGGATGTTCTCGGCTTTAGAAAGGTCTATGAGGGTCTTCACAGGGCTAGATACGAGGTTGGCGATGGAGGCTCTGGAGCTATGATAGATGTTCTCTGCCCTCCAGGGCTTGACTATGGCTATGTTGGTGCTGGATCTGTTCACCATATTGCTTGGAACACAGCCACAAAAGAGGATCAAGCCGTGTTTAGGGAGAGACTGCTGAGGCTAGGTTTCAGAGTAACCCCTGTTATTGATAGGAAGTGGTTTAAATCAATCTACTTCAGAGAGCCTGGTTACGTGCTATACGAGATAGCCACCTCAGGCCCTGGCTTCAGCGTTGACGAGCCTCCTGAGATGCTTGGAAGCGATCTCGTACTCCCAGAGTGGCTCGAGCCTCAGAGGGGATGGATAGAGAGCAGACTGCCAAGGGTTAGGCTCCCAAGCGGTGTGGAGATTCCTAGGAGGAGGGGCTGA
- the cobA gene encoding uroporphyrinogen-III C-methyltransferase yields the protein MEIEYREDLGCRSPGKVYLVGAGPGDPGLLTLKGLEAISRADVILVDRLVPKEILGYARQGAEIIYVGKEPGHHSYSQDEINRIMVEKAMEGKIVVRLKGGDPIVFGRGGEEMEALKEAGVCYEVVPGVSSIYAVPAYAGIPITHRRISSSVAITTGREAEDKGEKRVDLKAMARVVDTIVILMGISRAGEISRELIEGGLPPKTPVAVIENGTTEDQRILITSLEKMQREIEKHGFKNPAVIIIGEVALLARKLCWYKCDKILEEL from the coding sequence ATGGAGATTGAATATAGAGAGGATCTAGGGTGCAGATCGCCTGGGAAGGTATATCTAGTCGGCGCAGGCCCAGGAGATCCAGGGCTCCTCACCCTCAAGGGTTTAGAGGCTATCTCGAGGGCAGATGTTATCCTCGTGGATAGATTAGTTCCGAAGGAGATCCTGGGGTATGCGAGGCAGGGGGCTGAGATCATATATGTTGGGAAGGAGCCTGGGCACCATAGCTATAGCCAGGATGAGATCAACAGGATCATGGTTGAAAAGGCTATGGAGGGTAAGATAGTTGTTAGGCTGAAGGGGGGAGATCCAATAGTATTTGGGAGAGGAGGAGAGGAGATGGAGGCTCTGAAAGAGGCAGGGGTATGCTATGAAGTGGTTCCAGGGGTATCCTCGATATATGCTGTGCCAGCATATGCTGGGATACCTATAACACATAGAAGGATATCATCATCAGTAGCGATCACAACAGGTAGGGAGGCAGAGGATAAGGGGGAGAAGAGGGTAGATCTTAAGGCCATGGCTAGAGTCGTCGACACTATAGTAATCCTCATGGGGATCTCGAGAGCAGGAGAAATATCGAGAGAACTAATAGAGGGAGGGCTACCACCTAAAACACCTGTAGCCGTGATCGAAAACGGAACCACAGAAGATCAGAGGATCCTTATAACAAGTCTAGAGAAAATGCAGAGAGAAATAGAGAAACACGGGTTCAAAAACCCCGCAGTGATCATAATAGGAGAGGTAGCCCTCCTAGCTAGAAAACTATGTTGGTATAAATGCGACAAAATATTAGAAGAGCTCTAA
- a CDS encoding NAD(P)-dependent oxidoreductase: protein MALLKLPIFVDVEGMRILVIGGGEEGYKKARRFLEAGAEVTVISKEFLPELSQLAMENKRLRLVEGDASDRELLERSIEWCDIVISALGDAREIDDMVIDIARRNRKLYILAGDASRTQCGMGIEGASGDIRFAIYTDGRSSLVAMEARDRVKRYLDSQRDLHIMLDLLYRMKRALKALGVPSDLRIEIHREVFRDSVFRSSVSSGDVEAAWNRLCEIVMSRANIDLRRVVEIHAKA from the coding sequence GTGGCCCTGCTGAAGCTACCGATATTCGTTGATGTTGAGGGTATGAGGATCCTGGTTATAGGGGGTGGGGAGGAGGGGTATAAAAAGGCCAGGAGATTCCTCGAGGCAGGGGCCGAGGTAACTGTTATCTCTAAGGAGTTTCTACCAGAGCTATCACAGCTTGCTATGGAGAATAAGAGGCTCAGGCTTGTGGAGGGAGACGCGTCGGATCGAGAGCTTCTAGAGAGGTCTATCGAGTGGTGCGACATAGTTATATCAGCACTGGGAGATGCTAGGGAGATAGACGATATGGTTATAGATATTGCTAGGAGGAATAGAAAGCTCTATATACTTGCAGGAGACGCATCTAGAACACAGTGTGGCATGGGTATAGAGGGGGCTTCTGGGGACATTAGATTCGCTATCTACACAGATGGGAGGAGCTCTCTAGTAGCTATGGAGGCTAGGGATAGGGTGAAGAGGTATCTAGACTCTCAGAGGGATCTTCACATCATGTTGGATCTCCTATATAGGATGAAAAGAGCCTTAAAAGCCCTCGGAGTACCCTCGGATCTGAGGATCGAGATCCACAGGGAGGTTTTCAGAGACAGCGTATTCAGATCCAGCGTCTCCTCGGGCGATGTTGAGGCTGCGTGGAACAGACTCTGTGAGATCGTTATGTCTAGAGCCAATATAGATCTCAGGAGGGTTGTTGAGATCCATGCAAAAGCCTGA